Proteins encoded in a region of the Oscillospiraceae bacterium genome:
- a CDS encoding peptidylprolyl isomerase yields MKKLISVITFICLISILVCSCTKASEPETPKELLSGKYNIEITIKDYGVIRAELDADSAPITVTNFVTLVKENFYDGLTFHRIMYDFMMQGGASETKSVKTIKGEFESNGVKNPLKHTRGALSMARTNDPNSASSQFFIVQNKHAEHLDGDYAAFGYVTSGMEIVDEICNKTSIQGANGAVLPVNQPVIESIRLID; encoded by the coding sequence ATGAAAAAGCTTATATCTGTTATTACTTTTATTTGCCTTATTTCAATTCTTGTATGCTCCTGTACAAAGGCTTCCGAGCCTGAAACTCCAAAAGAGCTTTTGTCGGGAAAATATAATATTGAAATTACTATTAAGGATTACGGTGTAATTCGCGCAGAGCTTGATGCTGACAGCGCTCCGATTACTGTAACTAATTTCGTAACTCTTGTTAAAGAAAATTTTTATGACGGACTTACATTCCACCGCATAATGTATGATTTTATGATGCAAGGCGGCGCCTCTGAAACTAAATCAGTTAAAACCATAAAGGGTGAATTTGAGTCAAACGGAGTTAAAAATCCTCTTAAGCATACAAGAGGTGCTTTATCTATGGCAAGAACTAATGATCCAAACAGTGCTTCATCTCAGTTCTTTATAGTTCAAAACAAGCATGCCGAGCATCTTGACGGAGATTATGCTGCTTTCGGCTATGTTACAAGCGGAATGGAAATTGTTGATGAAATTTGCAACAAAACTTCTATTCAAGGTGCTAACGGAGCAGTTTTGCCCGTTAATCAGCCTGTTATAGAGTCTATCAGACTTATTGACTGA
- a CDS encoding adenylosuccinate synthase, which translates to MSVKVVVGSQWGDEGKGKIIDILASRADVVIRSQGGNNAGHTVEANGKVYKLHLIPSGILYPETLCLIGSGVVIDPKVILQEIDGLKANGYSCENLRIDPRAHVIMPYHIELDGLYEASRGASDIGTTKRGIGPCYMDKAERTGIRMCDLIDEKVFKVKAKEMFEIKNKLITGFLGAEPIDYADLIDEYAEYGKRLKKYIADCSVITYEANKQGKNILFEGAQGTLLDLDMGTYPYVTSSHPLSAGACIGTGVGPTMIEEVIGVAKAYTTRVGKGPFPTELEDETGDLIRNRGNEFGTTTGRPRRCGWFDAVIMRHAVRTNGLTSIALNKMDTLSGIHPLKVCVAYKCGEKIYNNFPTNLEELAKCTPQFVELEGFDGDLSACKSFDELPQKAKDYIKKIEELVECKVSMVGVGPARDQNLER; encoded by the coding sequence ATGTCTGTAAAAGTTGTTGTCGGTTCGCAGTGGGGCGACGAAGGAAAAGGAAAAATAATTGATATTTTAGCAAGCCGTGCCGATGTTGTTATTCGTTCGCAGGGCGGAAACAATGCGGGACATACTGTTGAAGCGAATGGTAAGGTGTATAAGCTTCACCTTATCCCCTCAGGTATTCTTTATCCCGAAACTCTTTGCTTAATCGGAAGCGGAGTGGTAATTGACCCTAAGGTTATTCTTCAGGAGATTGACGGTCTTAAAGCTAATGGATATTCTTGTGAAAACTTGAGAATCGACCCCAGAGCTCACGTTATAATGCCTTATCATATTGAGCTTGACGGTCTTTATGAAGCATCAAGAGGAGCATCTGATATAGGCACAACAAAAAGAGGTATCGGCCCTTGCTATATGGATAAAGCAGAGCGTACCGGTATAAGAATGTGCGACCTTATTGATGAGAAGGTTTTCAAAGTAAAAGCTAAGGAAATGTTTGAAATCAAAAATAAGCTTATTACCGGATTTTTAGGTGCAGAGCCTATAGATTATGCTGATTTAATAGATGAGTACGCAGAGTATGGAAAAAGACTTAAGAAGTATATAGCTGACTGCTCTGTTATTACCTATGAAGCAAATAAGCAGGGCAAAAATATTCTTTTTGAAGGTGCACAGGGAACATTGCTTGATCTTGATATGGGTACTTATCCCTATGTTACATCTTCACATCCTTTAAGCGCAGGTGCTTGTATTGGTACAGGCGTAGGACCTACAATGATTGAAGAGGTTATAGGTGTTGCTAAGGCATATACTACAAGAGTAGGTAAGGGTCCTTTCCCCACAGAGCTTGAGGATGAGACAGGCGACCTTATCAGAAACAGAGGAAATGAATTTGGTACTACAACAGGTAGACCTCGCCGTTGCGGTTGGTTTGATGCTGTTATTATGCGCCACGCAGTAAGAACAAACGGTCTTACTTCTATTGCGCTTAATAAAATGGATACTCTTTCCGGAATACATCCCTTAAAGGTTTGTGTTGCTTATAAATGCGGAGAAAAGATTTATAATAATTTTCCCACAAATCTTGAAGAATTAGCTAAATGTACTCCTCAATTTGTTGAGCTTGAGGGCTTTGACGGTGACCTTTCTGCTTGCAAGAGCTTTGATGAGCTTCCTCAGAAGGCAAAGGATTATATTAAGAAAATCGAAGAGCTTGTTGAATGTAAGGTTTCAATGGTAGGCGTTGGTCCCGCAAGAGATCAGAACCTCGAAAGATAA
- the gatB gene encoding Asp-tRNA(Asn)/Glu-tRNA(Gln) amidotransferase subunit GatB — protein sequence MSSYETIIGLEIHSELKTKTKIYCSCKNEFGNEVNSQCCPICTGMPGTLPVLNKTVVDYAMKMGLAVNCTINRKSKQDRKNYFYPDLPKAYQVSQFDVPLCEKGSVEFYSNGEKKTVGITRIHIEEDAGKLLHDDRFGGSLVDLNRCGVPLIEIVTEPDIRSAAEAKDFLETIKSILQYIDVSDCKMQEGSIRCDINVSVRKPGEPFGTRVEMKNVNSFSAAYRAIEYEAARQIEVLENGGVISQETRRWDDAKGENIILRTKEDAHDYRYFPEPDLCPIIIDDEWYNSIACQIPELPNEKMDRYISQMGLSEYEANLLSQNKDRAEYFEACVKAGASAKASANWILTDLGKYMNETNSDFTQVKVTPQMLSELIVLFETKVISSTAAKTVLEKMLADGGSPKALVEEMGLVQNSNEDEIRVLAQKILDANPKVVDDYKNGKTNVIGFLVGQAMRESKGKANPQILNKLIAEMIGNM from the coding sequence ATGAGTAGCTATGAAACAATAATCGGACTTGAGATACACAGTGAGTTAAAAACTAAAACGAAAATTTATTGCTCCTGCAAAAACGAGTTTGGTAATGAAGTAAATTCTCAGTGCTGTCCGATTTGTACAGGAATGCCCGGTACTCTTCCGGTGCTAAATAAAACAGTTGTAGACTATGCTATGAAAATGGGATTAGCAGTAAATTGCACAATAAACAGAAAGAGTAAGCAAGACAGAAAAAATTATTTTTATCCCGATTTACCTAAAGCTTACCAGGTATCTCAATTCGATGTACCTCTTTGCGAAAAAGGTAGTGTGGAGTTCTATTCAAACGGTGAGAAAAAAACTGTGGGTATTACTCGAATACATATCGAGGAGGATGCGGGAAAGCTTCTTCACGATGATAGATTCGGTGGCTCTCTTGTAGACCTTAACCGTTGCGGAGTACCCCTTATAGAAATCGTTACCGAGCCTGATATCAGAAGTGCGGCAGAGGCTAAGGATTTTCTTGAAACAATAAAATCTATTCTTCAATACATTGATGTTTCAGACTGTAAAATGCAGGAAGGCTCTATACGTTGCGATATAAACGTTTCTGTAAGAAAGCCCGGAGAACCTTTCGGTACAAGAGTTGAAATGAAAAACGTAAACTCTTTTTCAGCTGCATACAGAGCAATAGAATATGAAGCAGCACGTCAGATTGAAGTGCTTGAAAACGGCGGAGTGATAAGCCAGGAAACAAGACGTTGGGATGATGCGAAGGGCGAAAATATAATTTTGAGAACTAAGGAAGATGCTCATGATTACAGATATTTCCCTGAGCCTGACCTTTGTCCGATAATAATAGATGATGAGTGGTATAATTCCATAGCTTGTCAAATTCCTGAGCTTCCCAATGAAAAAATGGACAGATATATTTCTCAAATGGGACTCTCCGAATATGAGGCTAATCTTCTTTCACAAAATAAAGACAGAGCAGAATATTTTGAAGCTTGCGTAAAAGCAGGTGCATCTGCAAAAGCATCTGCAAACTGGATTTTGACAGATTTGGGCAAGTATATGAACGAAACAAACAGCGATTTCACACAGGTTAAGGTTACTCCTCAAATGTTATCTGAGCTTATTGTTTTGTTCGAAACTAAGGTTATTTCATCAACAGCTGCTAAGACAGTTTTGGAAAAGATGCTTGCAGACGGAGGCTCTCCTAAAGCACTTGTAGAAGAAATGGGACTTGTTCAAAACAGCAACGAGGACGAAATAAGAGTCCTTGCTCAAAAAATTCTTGATGCAAATCCTAAAGTAGTAGATGACTATAAAAACGGTAAAACAAACGTAATAGGCTTCCTTGTAGGACAGGCAATGCGAGAATCAAAAGGAAAGGCAAATCCTCAAATTTTAAATAAGCTTATTGCTGAAATGATAGGCAATATGTAA
- the gatA gene encoding Asp-tRNA(Asn)/Glu-tRNA(Gln) amidotransferase subunit GatA, with protein sequence DLERVPGGSSGGSAASVAAFENIFSLGSDTGGSIRQPASYCGVAGLKPTYGAVSRYGLVAFASSLDQIGPLTRSIEDMAIVANTLYGHDSYDSTSLNYKFEDFTKDLDGNVKGVKIGLPKEYFSEGIDKDVKEQILNAAKTYEKMGAELVEISLSLSDFALPTYYILSSAEASSNLARFDGVKYGYRTENFTNLNELYVKTRSEGFGDEVKRRILLGTYVLSSGYYDAYYKKALQARKMIKNNFEEAFKKVDVILTPATPETAFKMGEKTDDPLKMYMSDICTVAINIAGIPALVTPCGKDSKGLPIGMQLIGKERQDGFLMKVADAYDKNTGMLKAMAAKL encoded by the coding sequence ACGACCTTGAAAGAGTTCCCGGAGGTTCTTCGGGTGGTTCTGCAGCTTCCGTTGCAGCCTTTGAAAATATCTTTTCCTTAGGCTCTGATACAGGCGGTTCAATCCGTCAGCCTGCTTCCTATTGCGGTGTAGCAGGTCTTAAGCCTACCTATGGAGCAGTTTCCCGTTACGGTCTTGTAGCCTTTGCAAGCTCTCTTGACCAGATAGGACCTCTTACACGTTCTATTGAGGATATGGCTATTGTTGCAAATACCTTATATGGACATGACAGCTATGACTCTACAAGTCTTAATTATAAATTTGAAGATTTTACAAAAGACCTTGACGGTAATGTAAAGGGCGTAAAGATAGGACTTCCTAAAGAGTATTTTTCAGAGGGTATAGATAAAGATGTAAAAGAGCAAATACTTAATGCGGCAAAAACATATGAAAAAATGGGCGCTGAGTTGGTAGAGATTTCTCTTTCACTTTCAGATTTTGCATTGCCCACTTATTATATTTTATCCTCTGCCGAAGCATCTTCAAACCTTGCTCGCTTTGATGGTGTTAAATACGGTTACAGAACTGAGAATTTTACTAATTTGAATGAGCTTTATGTAAAGACAAGAAGCGAAGGTTTTGGAGACGAGGTTAAGCGCAGAATACTGTTGGGCACATATGTTTTAAGCTCGGGTTATTATGATGCTTATTATAAAAAGGCGCTACAGGCAAGAAAAATGATAAAGAATAACTTTGAAGAAGCTTTCAAAAAGGTTGATGTAATTCTTACCCCTGCAACACCTGAAACAGCCTTTAAAATGGGCGAGAAAACAGATGACCCGTTAAAAATGTATATGAGCGATATCTGTACCGTTGCAATAAATATTGCGGGAATTCCTGCATTGGTTACTCCCTGCGGAAAAGACAGTAAGGGATTGCCTATAGGTATGCAGCTGATAGGCAAGGAAAGACAAGACGGTTTCTTAATGAAGGTTGCAGATGCTTACGATAAAAATACCGGAATGTTAAAAGCAATGGCTGCAAAGCTATAA